From a region of the Castanea sativa cultivar Marrone di Chiusa Pesio chromosome 10, ASM4071231v1 genome:
- the LOC142611971 gene encoding uncharacterized protein LOC142611971, whose amino-acid sequence MGFNERATIEECEKVLEILNMYEQASGQKVNKNKTALFFSKCTPREMRHEIKVAIGVPEIMQYERYLGLPSFVGKGEKVSFNYIKEKIWRKLQGWEGKLLSEAGYRFLKEEAEMEVTNQVPPL is encoded by the exons ATGGGGTTCAATGAAAG GGCAACTATAGAAGAATGTGAAAAGGTTTTGGAGATTTTGAATATGTATGAGCAGGCATCGGGgcaaaaagttaataaaaataaaacggCCTTATTCTTTAGCAAATGCACCCCAAGAGAAATGAGACATGAAATAAAGGTGGCTATTGGTGTTCCGGAGATCATGCAGTATGAGAGGTACTTGGGTCTCCCTTCCTTTGTGGGCAAAGGGGAAAAAGTAAGCTTCAACTACATCAAAGAGAAAATATGGAGAAAGTTACAAGGATGGGAAGGTAAATTGCTCTCTGAAGCAG GTTACCGATTCCTCAAAGAAGAAGCTGAAATGGAAGTCACAAACCAGGTTCCACCTCTTTGA